From the Streptomyces syringium genome, one window contains:
- a CDS encoding APC family permease: MSESRDPAGTGELRRRLGVFDAVVVGLGAMIGAGIFAALAPAAAAAGSWLLPGLAVAAVVAYCNATSSARLAARYPRSGGTYVYGRERLGDFWGYLAGWGFVVGKTASCAAMALTVGAYAWPGQAHAVAVAAVVVLTAVNYTGVQKSAWLTRGIVAVVLAVLVAVVIACLTGGTARAARLGIGADAGFEGVLQAAGLLFFAFAGYARVATLGEEVRDPRRTIPRAIPLALGVTLVVYAAVAVAVLAVLGPVGLARTASPLADAVRAAGVPGLVPVVRAGAAVAALGSLLALILGVSRTTLAMARDRHLPHALAAVHPRFGVPHRAELAVGAVVAVLAATTDVRDVIGFSSFGVLVYYTIANASAWTLTPDEGRPPRAVPVLGALGCLALAFALPSASVVSGVVVLAVGAAAYGLRKAAARA; encoded by the coding sequence ATGAGTGAGTCGAGGGACCCCGCGGGCACGGGTGAGTTGAGGCGGCGGCTGGGCGTGTTCGACGCCGTGGTGGTCGGGCTGGGAGCGATGATCGGTGCGGGAATCTTCGCCGCGCTCGCGCCCGCCGCCGCGGCGGCCGGTTCGTGGCTGCTGCCGGGCCTGGCGGTCGCGGCCGTGGTCGCGTACTGCAATGCCACGTCGTCGGCCCGGCTGGCTGCTCGTTACCCGCGGTCCGGCGGGACCTATGTGTACGGGCGCGAGCGGCTCGGTGACTTCTGGGGGTATCTCGCCGGGTGGGGTTTCGTGGTCGGGAAGACGGCCTCCTGCGCGGCGATGGCCCTCACCGTCGGCGCCTATGCCTGGCCCGGTCAGGCGCACGCGGTGGCGGTCGCCGCCGTGGTGGTGTTGACCGCCGTGAACTACACCGGTGTGCAGAAGTCGGCCTGGCTGACCCGGGGGATCGTCGCCGTCGTCCTGGCGGTGCTCGTCGCGGTCGTCATCGCGTGCCTGACCGGGGGCACCGCGCGGGCCGCACGCCTGGGCATCGGCGCGGACGCCGGATTCGAGGGCGTACTGCAGGCCGCCGGGCTGCTGTTCTTCGCCTTCGCCGGGTACGCGCGCGTCGCCACGCTCGGCGAGGAGGTCCGTGACCCGCGGCGCACCATCCCCCGCGCGATCCCGCTCGCGCTCGGCGTGACCCTGGTGGTGTACGCGGCCGTCGCCGTCGCCGTGCTGGCGGTGCTGGGGCCCGTCGGACTCGCCCGCACGGCCTCGCCCCTGGCCGACGCCGTGCGCGCCGCCGGTGTGCCCGGCCTGGTCCCGGTCGTGCGGGCCGGGGCGGCGGTCGCGGCGCTGGGATCGCTGCTCGCGCTGATCCTCGGGGTCTCGCGCACCACGTTGGCCATGGCCCGTGACCGGCATCTGCCGCACGCGCTGGCCGCCGTGCATCCGCGCTTCGGGGTCCCGCACCGCGCGGAGCTGGCGGTCGGCGCGGTGGTCGCCGTCCTCGCCGCCACCACCGACGTGCGGGACGTGATCGGCTTCTCCTCGTTCGGGGTGCTCGTCTACTACACGATCGCCAATGCCTCCGCGTGGACCCTGACTCCGGACGAAGGCCGCCCGCCCAGGGCCGTCCCCGTGCTGGGCGCGCTCGGCTGCCTGGCCCTGGCCTTCGCCCTGCCGTCCGCTTCGGTCGTCTCCGGGGTCGTCGTCCTCGCGGTCGGCGCCGCCGCCTACGGTCTGCGCAAGGCGGCTGCCCGCGCCTGA
- a CDS encoding PLP-dependent cysteine synthase family protein: MTPPQISKAPSPAPEPPGHAPTTAFHPPVQGVSGLVGNTPLLRVSEPLAPAGRGFWAKLEGFNPGGIKDRPALHMVERARARGDLRPGGVIIESTSGTLGLGLALAGMVYGHPVVLVTDPGLERSMTRLLTAYGAQVNVVSEPHPTGGWQQARRDRVAQLMDRHPGSWCPDQYNNPDNVAAYTPLALELAAGIGHIDVLVCSVGTGGHSAGVSRVLRQLYPGLSLVGVDTIGSTIFGQPARTRLMRGLGSSIYPRNVAYDHFSEVHWVAPAEAVWTCRELAASHYATGGWSVGAVALVAGWLARTLPADTRIAAVFPDGPQRYLGTVYDDDYCAAHGLLDARPAVEPDVVGSPDEKEVRRWTRCVKVVDPLTLPARPPSATPADPSDGTGGSTPQAAPEARERNR, from the coding sequence ATGACGCCTCCTCAGATCTCCAAGGCACCTTCCCCCGCCCCCGAACCCCCCGGGCACGCCCCCACGACAGCCTTCCACCCGCCCGTCCAGGGCGTGTCCGGGTTGGTCGGCAACACCCCGCTCCTGCGGGTCTCCGAACCGCTCGCCCCGGCCGGACGCGGATTCTGGGCGAAGCTGGAGGGCTTCAATCCCGGCGGGATCAAGGACCGCCCCGCCCTGCACATGGTCGAGCGCGCCCGCGCCCGCGGTGACCTGCGCCCCGGCGGCGTGATCATCGAATCCACGAGCGGCACGCTGGGGCTGGGACTGGCCCTCGCCGGCATGGTCTACGGCCACCCCGTCGTCCTCGTCACCGACCCGGGCCTGGAACGGTCCATGACCCGGCTGCTCACCGCCTACGGAGCCCAGGTCAACGTCGTCTCCGAACCCCACCCCACCGGCGGCTGGCAGCAGGCCCGCAGGGATCGCGTGGCGCAGCTGATGGACCGGCACCCCGGATCCTGGTGCCCGGACCAGTACAACAACCCCGACAATGTGGCCGCGTACACACCGCTCGCCCTGGAACTGGCCGCCGGGATCGGCCACATCGACGTCCTGGTGTGCAGTGTGGGCACCGGCGGGCACTCCGCCGGTGTGTCACGGGTCCTGCGGCAGCTCTACCCCGGACTGAGCCTCGTCGGTGTCGACACCATCGGGTCGACCATCTTCGGCCAGCCCGCCCGCACCCGGCTGATGCGCGGCCTCGGGTCGAGCATCTACCCCCGCAACGTCGCCTACGACCACTTCAGCGAGGTGCACTGGGTCGCTCCCGCGGAGGCCGTATGGACCTGCCGGGAACTCGCCGCCTCGCACTACGCGACCGGCGGATGGAGCGTGGGCGCCGTCGCGCTCGTCGCCGGGTGGCTGGCCCGCACCCTGCCCGCGGACACCCGGATCGCCGCCGTCTTCCCGGACGGCCCGCAGCGCTACCTCGGGACGGTCTACGACGACGACTACTGCGCGGCCCACGGGCTGCTGGACGCCCGGCCGGCGGTCGAGCCGGACGTCGTGGGCAGCCCTGACGAGAAGGAAGTCAGGCGCTGGACGCGGTGCGTGAAGGTGGTCGACCCGCTCACCCTGCCCGCGCGGCCCCCGTCGGCCACGCCGGCGGACCCGTCGGACGGCACCGGGGGGAGCACCCCGCAGGCAGCCCCCGAGGCCCGGGAGCGCAACCGGTGA
- a CDS encoding MFS transporter → MKAMITQVRSFERSVQLLMVNQFTINLGFYMLMPYLAQHLAGNLGLAAWLVGLILGVRNFSQQGMFLFGGTLADRLGYKPVIIAGLMLRIVGFAVLGLVDSLPALLAASAATGLAGALFNPAVRAYLAQDAGERRVEAFALFNVFYQAGILLGPLVGIALTGVSFRLTCVVAAGVFAVLSVVQIRALPARTAPPDPDRSAVTVLSQWRTVVTNRPFLLFSLAMIGSYALSFQVYLALPLEVKRVAGDGHVNTMGVGLLFAASGLATIFCQTRLTTWCKRRLGPGLSMVAGLGCLAVAFLPLLAATALTVPGQGPARWALAVGPPLVSALFIALGTMLAYPFEMDTIVALAGNRYVATHYGLYNTISGIGITLGNLLTGVTLDAARNAGAPALPWAVLAATGGACALAVLGLHRTGRLTLAPEPRPHPATV, encoded by the coding sequence GTGAAAGCCATGATCACCCAGGTGCGCTCCTTCGAGCGCAGCGTCCAGCTCCTGATGGTGAATCAATTCACCATCAACCTCGGCTTCTACATGCTGATGCCCTATCTGGCCCAGCACCTCGCGGGCAATCTCGGCCTGGCCGCGTGGCTCGTCGGATTGATCCTCGGGGTGCGGAACTTCAGCCAGCAGGGGATGTTCCTCTTCGGCGGCACTCTCGCCGACCGGCTCGGCTACAAGCCGGTGATCATCGCCGGGCTGATGCTGCGGATCGTCGGTTTCGCCGTGCTCGGGCTCGTCGATTCCCTTCCCGCGCTGCTGGCCGCGTCCGCGGCCACCGGTCTGGCCGGTGCCCTGTTCAACCCGGCGGTCCGGGCGTATCTGGCCCAGGACGCGGGTGAGCGCCGGGTGGAGGCGTTCGCCCTCTTCAATGTCTTCTACCAGGCCGGGATACTCCTCGGACCGCTGGTCGGCATCGCGCTGACCGGCGTGAGCTTCCGGCTGACGTGCGTGGTGGCCGCGGGGGTCTTCGCGGTGCTGTCGGTCGTGCAGATCCGTGCCCTGCCCGCCCGTACCGCACCGCCCGACCCGGACAGGTCGGCGGTGACGGTCCTCTCCCAGTGGCGGACCGTCGTGACCAACCGGCCGTTCCTGCTCTTCTCCCTCGCCATGATCGGCTCCTACGCGCTGTCCTTCCAGGTCTACCTCGCCCTGCCGCTGGAGGTGAAGCGCGTCGCCGGGGACGGACACGTCAACACCATGGGCGTCGGGTTGCTGTTCGCCGCCTCCGGCCTGGCCACGATCTTCTGCCAGACCCGGCTCACCACATGGTGCAAGAGAAGGCTGGGCCCGGGGTTGTCCATGGTCGCCGGCCTCGGGTGCCTTGCCGTCGCCTTCCTGCCGCTCCTGGCCGCCACGGCGTTGACGGTGCCCGGCCAGGGACCGGCGCGCTGGGCCCTGGCCGTCGGGCCACCGCTGGTCTCGGCCCTGTTCATCGCCCTCGGCACCATGCTGGCCTACCCGTTCGAGATGGACACGATCGTCGCGCTGGCGGGGAACCGGTACGTGGCCACGCACTACGGCCTCTACAACACCATCAGCGGCATCGGCATCACCCTCGGCAATCTCCTCACCGGTGTGACGCTGGACGCGGCCCGCAACGCCGGAGCCCCGGCACTGCCCTGGGCCGTCCTCGCCGCCACGGGCGGGGCCTGCGCGCTGGCGGTCCTCGGCCTCCACCGCACCGGCCGCCTCACCCTGGCCCCGGAGCCGCGACCGCACCCCGCGACGGTCTGA
- a CDS encoding glycosyltransferase family 2 protein, whose product MTSPDSIVRTAALVVAAITLVYTGPLVAIGLLFARRADGSLRGQLRLRNGPPIALPAGWSVFVLVPCLNEERVIANTVRCLLDLQPGVRVIVIDDGSDDATADLAQAAGAGRVTVVHRALPDARRGKGAALNAGLRSVRRHVEDEGLDPGRVLVCVLDADGRMTPGAVARVTELFSVPEVGGAQLAVRIRGRGHVALRFQDLEFWGLSAISQFGRTATGSVSMGGNGQFTRLSALDEVGELPWSDSLTEDLELGLSLAAHGWTVTSTTGAYVSQQGLTDPRRLLRQRTRWYQGHMSAIRRLPELWCGSGIGFGARAELTAYLLIPYLITLPWSVVQQYLLLRIVQGQGSGLFSLAGGPPWMRGLSGPGWYALSFGGFLVWGLVYWRRTDDLPVWKAVAYAHAQLLWIYVGFIACWRAVWRILTLRTGWSKTERAAEAPLVPPGTAATRSFTTGTE is encoded by the coding sequence GTGACCTCTCCGGACAGCATCGTGCGGACCGCCGCACTCGTCGTCGCCGCCATCACGCTGGTCTACACCGGGCCGCTGGTCGCCATCGGTCTCCTGTTCGCCCGTCGCGCAGACGGGTCACTGCGCGGCCAACTGCGGTTGAGGAACGGTCCCCCCATCGCGCTGCCCGCCGGCTGGAGCGTCTTCGTGCTGGTCCCGTGTCTGAACGAGGAGCGGGTCATCGCCAACACCGTGCGCTGTCTGCTGGACCTGCAGCCCGGCGTCCGGGTGATCGTCATCGACGACGGCAGCGACGACGCCACGGCAGACCTGGCCCAAGCCGCGGGTGCCGGCCGGGTCACCGTCGTGCACAGGGCGCTGCCTGACGCCCGGCGCGGAAAGGGGGCGGCGCTCAACGCCGGTCTGCGCTCCGTACGCCGTCATGTCGAGGACGAGGGGCTGGACCCCGGCCGGGTGCTGGTGTGCGTGCTGGACGCCGACGGCCGGATGACGCCGGGAGCGGTCGCCCGTGTGACCGAGCTGTTCTCGGTGCCGGAGGTCGGTGGTGCGCAGCTGGCGGTGCGCATTCGTGGCCGCGGTCATGTGGCCCTGCGGTTCCAGGACCTCGAGTTCTGGGGTCTCAGCGCGATCAGCCAGTTCGGCCGGACCGCCACAGGCTCGGTGAGCATGGGCGGCAACGGTCAGTTCACCCGACTGTCCGCACTGGACGAGGTGGGGGAGCTGCCGTGGTCGGACTCCCTGACGGAGGACCTGGAGCTGGGGCTCAGCCTGGCCGCGCACGGCTGGACGGTCACCTCCACCACCGGGGCCTACGTCTCACAGCAGGGTCTGACCGACCCCCGCCGCCTGCTGCGCCAGCGCACCCGCTGGTACCAGGGCCACATGAGCGCCATCAGGCGCCTGCCCGAGCTGTGGTGCGGCTCCGGCATCGGGTTCGGGGCCCGGGCGGAACTCACCGCGTATCTGCTCATCCCTTACCTGATCACCTTGCCCTGGTCCGTCGTTCAGCAGTACCTGCTTCTTCGTATCGTGCAGGGGCAGGGCTCCGGGCTGTTCTCCCTCGCGGGCGGCCCCCCGTGGATGCGCGGCCTGAGCGGTCCGGGTTGGTATGCGCTGTCCTTCGGCGGTTTTCTGGTCTGGGGCCTGGTGTACTGGCGGCGCACCGACGATCTGCCGGTCTGGAAGGCCGTCGCGTACGCCCACGCCCAACTGCTCTGGATCTACGTCGGCTTCATCGCCTGCTGGCGGGCCGTGTGGCGCATCCTCACCCTCCGCACCGGCTGGTCCAAGACCGAGCGCGCCGCGGAAGCCCCCCTTGTCCCGCCCGGGACGGCGGCCACACGGTCGTTCACGACCGGAACCGAGTAA
- a CDS encoding PP2C family protein-serine/threonine phosphatase: MRLPHRPPGRGQPWRHRPGLIAVPLGLIVAITAVDLVTGADIHLGPLLVVAPAITAAIGGPRLTAFVGALAVGAEVGLSAIFGRLTTADQQAQIWAIFAVSLFLVAFRIVFERHEQTLDQTRLVADVAQKVLLRPLPSRIGPLRIAVLYIAAEAEARIGGDLYAVVRARQGTRIMIGDVRGKGLAAVGDAALLLGAFRAAAHRCPPLPRLVAHLHNTVYWDMAEPAAEDEAGECFVTAAVLEIPDRGDQLQLINCGHPSPLLVRDGKVTPLAVQDPALPLGLGSDVTEDDYTTEPFAYRDGDLLLIYTDGVIEARDGEGAFYPLAERLAACKGSGPQQLIDHLHADLLAHTGGSLDDDVALVAIQRRP, from the coding sequence ATGCGCCTTCCGCACCGTCCGCCGGGCCGGGGCCAGCCGTGGCGGCACCGCCCCGGACTGATCGCGGTACCGCTGGGGCTCATTGTGGCGATCACGGCGGTCGACTTGGTGACCGGTGCCGACATCCATCTGGGGCCGCTCCTCGTCGTGGCGCCGGCCATCACGGCGGCGATCGGCGGTCCCCGGCTGACGGCCTTCGTCGGCGCTCTCGCGGTGGGTGCCGAGGTGGGACTGAGCGCGATCTTCGGCCGTCTGACGACAGCCGACCAGCAGGCACAGATCTGGGCCATCTTCGCGGTCTCCCTCTTCCTCGTCGCCTTCCGTATCGTCTTCGAGCGGCACGAGCAGACACTCGACCAGACGCGTCTGGTCGCCGATGTCGCCCAGAAAGTCCTGCTCAGGCCGCTGCCGTCCAGGATCGGTCCGCTGCGGATCGCGGTTTTGTACATCGCTGCGGAAGCCGAGGCCCGCATCGGAGGCGACCTGTACGCGGTGGTCCGTGCCCGGCAGGGAACCCGCATCATGATCGGCGATGTACGCGGCAAGGGCCTTGCCGCCGTGGGTGACGCGGCACTGCTTCTCGGCGCCTTCCGGGCCGCCGCCCACCGTTGTCCCCCGCTGCCGCGACTGGTGGCCCACCTTCACAACACCGTCTACTGGGACATGGCCGAACCGGCCGCCGAGGACGAAGCCGGGGAATGCTTCGTGACCGCCGCCGTGCTGGAGATCCCGGACCGGGGCGATCAGCTCCAGCTCATCAACTGCGGCCATCCTTCCCCGCTGCTCGTACGCGACGGCAAGGTCACCCCGCTGGCGGTGCAGGACCCCGCCCTCCCCCTCGGCCTGGGCAGCGACGTCACCGAAGACGACTACACGACCGAGCCGTTCGCCTACCGGGACGGCGATCTGCTCCTGATCTACACGGACGGAGTCATCGAAGCACGCGACGGCGAAGGAGCCTTCTACCCTCTCGCGGAACGCCTGGCCGCGTGCAAGGGGTCCGGACCGCAACAGCTCATCGACCACCTTCACGCGGACCTGCTCGCCCATACCGGCGGCTCGCTCGACGACGACGTCGCCCTGGTCGCCATCCAGCGCCGCCCCTGA
- a CDS encoding DUF1266 domain-containing protein, with product MHAAAEDEVHDEFFPVVPAPQDGSRWQAPTDLEQYLYRLCRADDAYAYLRTLAIEGVYYPVRLDQAQAADEGTYPMLTTGTPDGRTVAQVYTPGLLPRPHPYLVYEYATLGALAQIVPEEVDVLAVNAATPCEQYFLTDDEERETWLDLHHELFSPDALMDRVVTRRTGAPAPGPLLHGLACGAHLCFRNGDAWNTPHWHGMGYRGETERIADDWGVHGRADWLGIQERLLDQEVSPWYWDFVLGARTALLRAGARRVDPEQWRDCVESTLRARAQEDGTVDDDAEFGDFVAHLRALVGKVLRYESRFRADGLLPPDGFVRTVAAWDIGRASKMARWGRGARYAAESEMYAAIERAGGAARAAYDSWEEFSAGYVLGRCLHFDEEEFGPWYTTVLDAHRALATDPDSPWRTVPFTWVSGDPG from the coding sequence ATGCACGCGGCAGCCGAGGACGAGGTCCACGACGAGTTCTTCCCGGTGGTCCCGGCGCCGCAGGACGGCAGCCGCTGGCAGGCGCCCACCGACCTGGAGCAGTACCTGTACCGGCTGTGCCGGGCGGACGACGCGTACGCGTATCTGCGCACCCTCGCGATCGAGGGCGTGTACTACCCGGTGCGTCTCGACCAGGCGCAGGCGGCCGACGAGGGCACGTACCCCATGCTGACCACCGGGACGCCCGACGGACGCACCGTCGCGCAGGTCTACACCCCCGGCCTGCTCCCGCGACCGCATCCGTATCTCGTCTACGAGTACGCGACCCTCGGCGCGCTCGCGCAGATCGTCCCCGAGGAGGTGGACGTCCTCGCGGTCAACGCAGCCACACCCTGCGAGCAGTACTTCCTGACCGACGACGAGGAACGGGAGACGTGGCTGGACCTGCACCACGAGTTGTTCTCCCCCGACGCGCTGATGGACCGTGTGGTGACGCGGCGCACCGGTGCCCCCGCCCCCGGCCCGCTGCTGCACGGCCTGGCCTGCGGGGCACACCTGTGCTTCCGTAACGGCGACGCGTGGAACACGCCGCACTGGCACGGCATGGGCTATCGGGGCGAGACCGAGCGGATCGCCGACGACTGGGGTGTGCACGGCCGTGCGGACTGGCTCGGGATACAGGAGCGGCTCCTCGACCAGGAGGTGAGCCCCTGGTACTGGGACTTCGTGCTGGGTGCGCGGACGGCGCTGCTCCGTGCGGGGGCCCGCCGTGTCGATCCCGAGCAGTGGCGCGACTGCGTGGAGTCGACGCTGCGCGCCCGTGCCCAGGAGGACGGCACGGTCGACGACGACGCCGAGTTCGGTGATTTCGTGGCGCATCTGCGTGCTCTGGTGGGCAAGGTGCTGCGGTACGAGTCCCGTTTCCGCGCCGACGGTCTTCTGCCGCCCGACGGTTTCGTGCGCACCGTCGCGGCGTGGGACATCGGCCGCGCTTCCAAGATGGCCCGCTGGGGCCGGGGCGCCCGGTATGCCGCGGAGTCCGAGATGTACGCGGCGATCGAGCGCGCGGGCGGGGCCGCGCGGGCCGCGTACGACTCGTGGGAGGAGTTCTCCGCCGGGTACGTGCTGGGCCGGTGTCTGCACTTCGACGAGGAGGAGTTCGGCCCCTGGTACACCACGGTCCTGGACGCGCACCGGGCGCTGGCCACCGACCCGGACAGCCCGTGGCGGACAGTGCCGTTCACGTGGGTCAGTGGAGATCCTGGATGA
- a CDS encoding PRC-barrel domain-containing protein: protein MTENIWGYQPTAGHTAGTSLIGYKVEATDGTIGKVDKHSDDVGSAYLVVDTGLWIFGKHVLLPAGTILRIDADEEKIYVGRTKAEIKDAPEFDKEKHLGDPGYHDQVGGYYGGHRA from the coding sequence ATGACCGAGAACATCTGGGGTTACCAGCCGACGGCCGGCCACACCGCGGGCACCAGCCTGATCGGGTACAAGGTCGAGGCGACCGACGGGACCATCGGAAAGGTCGACAAGCACAGCGACGACGTGGGTTCCGCGTACCTGGTCGTGGACACCGGGTTGTGGATCTTCGGGAAGCACGTCCTGCTGCCCGCCGGCACCATCCTCCGGATCGACGCGGACGAGGAGAAGATCTACGTCGGCCGGACCAAGGCCGAGATCAAGGACGCCCCCGAGTTCGACAAGGAAAAGCACCTCGGAGACCCGGGATACCACGATCAGGTCGGCGGCTACTACGGCGGCCACCGCGCCTGA
- a CDS encoding DUF5133 domain-containing protein has protein sequence MLMAHPAVLADLIAEYETLQALGARQGGEEVRRRMDDVAYTLCVSTGTRDVDTALIVARHRLPGAGPLDDSVLST, from the coding sequence ATGCTGATGGCCCACCCCGCAGTGCTGGCCGACCTGATCGCGGAGTACGAGACCCTCCAGGCCCTCGGCGCCCGGCAGGGCGGGGAAGAGGTGCGCAGGCGGATGGACGACGTCGCCTACACGCTGTGCGTGTCCACCGGAACCCGTGACGTGGACACCGCGCTGATCGTGGCCCGCCACCGGCTCCCCGGGGCAGGGCCCTTGGACGACTCCGTCCTCAGCACGTGA
- a CDS encoding HAD family hydrolase, translating to MCPGPGPATAHGKRADSPPRAAVFDVDGTLVDTNYLHAVSWWEALRQAGHHVAMSDIHHTIGMGSGRLLDRLLGDARDHDEDEAISTAHTVLYATWFDRLSPLPGAAELLRSLAARNWRVVLATSAQGSELTALRRAVDADDAISDATSADDVESTKPAPDPVCQALEQAGVAPERALFVGDTVWDVEAARRAGVGCIALLSGGIGEEELRAAGALAVYRDPAALLADLDDSPFGRIA from the coding sequence GTGTGCCCGGGGCCGGGTCCCGCGACCGCGCACGGAAAGCGCGCGGACTCGCCTCCCCGCGCGGCCGTCTTCGACGTCGACGGCACGCTCGTGGACACCAATTACCTGCACGCCGTCAGCTGGTGGGAAGCGCTCCGGCAGGCCGGGCACCACGTCGCCATGTCCGACATCCATCACACCATCGGCATGGGATCGGGCCGGCTCCTGGACCGGCTCCTCGGTGACGCCCGCGACCACGACGAGGACGAGGCCATCAGCACGGCGCACACGGTCCTGTACGCGACCTGGTTCGACCGGCTGTCCCCCCTGCCCGGGGCGGCGGAGTTGTTGCGCAGCCTCGCCGCACGGAACTGGCGCGTCGTTCTGGCCACCTCCGCGCAGGGCTCGGAACTCACCGCGCTGCGCCGGGCCGTCGACGCCGACGACGCCATTTCCGATGCCACCAGCGCGGACGACGTGGAATCCACCAAACCCGCCCCCGATCCGGTGTGCCAGGCCCTCGAACAGGCAGGGGTGGCACCGGAGCGGGCGCTGTTCGTGGGCGACACGGTGTGGGACGTCGAGGCGGCGCGGCGGGCGGGGGTCGGCTGTATCGCGCTGTTGTCGGGGGGCATCGGCGAGGAGGAGTTGCGGGCGGCGGGCGCGCTGGCCGTCTACCGTGATCCCGCCGCTCTGCTCGCGGATCTCGACGACAGCCCGTTCGGCCGGATTGCGTGA
- a CDS encoding FAD-dependent oxidoreductase: protein MSPATDPADALPGIAESHWMATAPATAHPPLTSDLEVDVAVIGGGIAGLSAAWELVEAGRSVAVLEADRIAAGVSGHTTAKVTALHTLVYGRLRRTRGSEDARLYARSQQEAVERVAEITAALGVDCELERLPSCTYVTDPRSCETVRAEAEAAREAGLAAAYVEETGLPFPVAGAVRVENQAQFHPRKYLLALAEDITARGGRIHERTRVTGLTEGTPCRVTSEGGAVVTAGDVVVATHYPVFDRALLFTRLSPRRELVVAATLPAGLDPGGMYITEEENKRSVRTAPCAEGQRLLLVTGESFTPGAGGVAERFARLADWTREHFPAAGIVRHWAAQDNDSTDTVPLVGPFHPGARHTYVATGFGGWGMSGGVMAGRLLADLITDRTPAPSWAGLYDPRRLWSTVREAPAFLKHQAEVGRHFLGDRLRPSHVDSVADITPGTGALVRVKGRRCAVYRQDDGTLRAVSARCTHLGCLVAFNAAERTWECPCHGSRFDTDGSLLQGPATSSLDEYAVEDDIAHDAEEG from the coding sequence ATGTCACCCGCCACCGATCCCGCCGACGCGCTCCCCGGCATCGCCGAATCCCATTGGATGGCCACGGCCCCCGCCACCGCCCACCCTCCCCTGACCTCGGACCTCGAAGTGGACGTCGCCGTCATCGGCGGCGGCATCGCGGGGCTGAGCGCCGCGTGGGAACTGGTGGAGGCCGGCCGCTCGGTGGCCGTCCTGGAGGCCGACCGCATCGCCGCGGGCGTCAGCGGCCACACCACCGCCAAGGTGACGGCCCTGCACACCCTCGTCTACGGGAGACTGCGCCGCACCCGAGGCAGCGAGGACGCCCGGCTGTACGCGCGCTCCCAGCAGGAAGCCGTCGAACGGGTCGCGGAGATCACCGCCGCCCTCGGGGTGGACTGCGAGCTGGAGCGCCTGCCCTCCTGCACCTACGTCACCGACCCCCGGTCGTGTGAGACGGTCAGGGCCGAGGCCGAGGCGGCCCGTGAGGCGGGGCTCGCCGCGGCCTACGTCGAGGAGACCGGGCTGCCCTTCCCCGTCGCCGGCGCGGTCCGGGTGGAGAACCAGGCCCAGTTCCATCCGCGCAAGTACCTGCTCGCCCTCGCCGAGGACATCACCGCCCGGGGCGGACGGATCCACGAGCGCACGCGTGTCACCGGCCTGACCGAAGGCACTCCGTGCCGCGTCACGTCCGAGGGGGGAGCCGTCGTCACCGCGGGCGACGTCGTGGTGGCCACGCACTATCCGGTCTTCGACCGCGCCCTGCTGTTCACCCGTCTCTCGCCCCGGCGCGAACTCGTCGTCGCCGCCACGCTCCCCGCCGGCCTCGACCCCGGCGGCATGTACATCACGGAGGAGGAGAACAAGAGGTCGGTGCGGACTGCGCCCTGCGCCGAAGGGCAACGCCTGCTGCTCGTCACCGGCGAAAGCTTCACCCCCGGCGCGGGAGGAGTCGCCGAGCGGTTCGCGAGGCTGGCCGACTGGACCCGGGAGCACTTCCCGGCAGCCGGGATCGTCCGGCACTGGGCCGCCCAGGACAACGACTCCACCGACACGGTTCCCCTCGTGGGCCCCTTCCATCCGGGCGCCCGGCACACGTACGTCGCCACCGGCTTCGGCGGGTGGGGGATGAGCGGCGGCGTCATGGCGGGCCGGCTGCTGGCGGATCTCATCACCGACCGAACGCCCGCCCCGTCCTGGGCCGGCCTGTACGACCCCCGGCGGCTGTGGAGCACCGTGCGCGAGGCGCCCGCCTTCCTCAAACACCAGGCGGAGGTCGGCCGGCACTTCCTGGGCGACCGGCTCCGGCCCTCCCATGTGGACTCCGTGGCGGACATCACCCCCGGCACCGGAGCCCTCGTGCGGGTGAAGGGCCGCCGGTGCGCGGTCTACCGGCAGGACGACGGCACCCTGCGTGCCGTCTCCGCCCGCTGCACCCACCTGGGCTGCCTGGTCGCGTTCAACGCCGCCGAACGGACGTGGGAATGCCCCTGCCACGGCTCCCGTTTCGACACCGACGGATCCCTCCTGCAAGGGCCGGCCACCAGCTCGTTGGACGAGTACGCCGTCGAGGACGACATCGCCCACGACGCGGAAGAAGGCTGA